A stretch of DNA from Yoonia sp. BS5-3:
GATCCGGCGCTGGGCGGCAACCCCGATTTTCTTTTTGGCACTGATCAGATCGGCCGCGATATTCTAAGCCGCTTGATCTATGGTGCGCAGAATACCGTTGGTATTGCTTTTGCGACGACCCTTCTCGCCTTCCTTCTGGGTGGCACATTTGGGTTTCTCGCGGCCACCTTGGGCGGTTGGCTGGATCAGATTCTGTCGCGCATGGTCGATGTGTTGATGGCCATTCCGTCGTTGATTTTCGCCTTGTTGCTGATGACCATCGCCAGCGTTTGGGCCCCGGAGTTGGGCATTCCTCTGACCGTCTTTATGGTTGTCATCATCGCGGTGATCGACAGCACCCGGGTTTATCGTCTGGCCCGCGCCGTTGGGCAAAACATTGTGGTCATGGACTATATCGAGGCTGCGAAGTTGCGCGGTGAAGGTCTGGGTTATTTGATTTTCAAAGAAATCCTGCCCAACGCGACCGCCCCCTTGCTGGCCGAGTTTGGTTTGCGCTTCTGCTTTGTTTTCCTGACGATTGCCGCTTTGTCCTTCCTTGGTGTGGGGATCCAACCCCCCTTGGCCGATTGGGGTACGATGGTCCGTGATCTAAGCGGTTTTGTGAATTACGCGCAGTTTGCCCCGCTGGCTGCAACCACCCCATTGCTTGCTGCTGGTGCGATTGCTTTGCTGACCGTTGCGGTGAACTTTGTCGTGGACTGGATGCTGCACCGA
This window harbors:
- a CDS encoding ABC transporter permease yields the protein MIWLWIALALAGMAALAWGFRFAGQLATSNAPKFRDMPFGVAYGYILGAVALVWLTWAYFQGRSPEPEIANKFFFLRIAIEGFIFFAVAAWLFRLFGRYVGTAWSRKLFRAMPLTASFGILVILIYAVFAIFAGAIAPYGQEQIIPGVAANIIPGGDPALGGNPDFLFGTDQIGRDILSRLIYGAQNTVGIAFATTLLAFLLGGTFGFLAATLGGWLDQILSRMVDVLMAIPSLIFALLLMTIASVWAPELGIPLTVFMVVIIAVIDSTRVYRLARAVGQNIVVMDYIEAAKLRGEGLGYLIFKEILPNATAPLLAEFGLRFCFVFLTIAALSFLGVGIQPPLADWGTMVRDLSGFVNYAQFAPLAATTPLLAAGAIALLTVAVNFVVDWMLHRSSGLKE